The following are encoded together in the Nocardioides okcheonensis genome:
- a CDS encoding DUF3618 domain-containing protein encodes MGEAGKTPEELEAEIAQQRERLAETVDALTDKLDVKAQARHKVADLKDAATTDDGTPRAEVLAAAGSLLAMAVVLVVWRLRRDH; translated from the coding sequence ATGGGTGAGGCCGGCAAGACTCCCGAGGAGCTCGAGGCCGAGATCGCGCAGCAGCGCGAGCGGCTCGCCGAGACCGTCGACGCGCTGACCGACAAGCTCGACGTGAAGGCGCAGGCGCGGCACAAGGTCGCCGACCTCAAGGACGCCGCGACCACCGACGACGGCACGCCGCGGGCCGAGGTGCTCGCCGCGGCCGGCTCGCTGCTCGCGATGGCCGTCGTGCTCGTCGTGTGGCGCCTGCGCCGCGACCACTGA
- the dusB gene encoding tRNA dihydrouridine synthase DusB, which produces MTALPDSLTLGSVHVDTPVVLAPMAGITNAAYRRLCAEQGAGLYVCEMITSRGLVEGDETTRKMLVFDDLETTRSVQLYGTDPVYIGKAVEILCADFGVAHVDLNFGCPVPKVTRKGGGGALPWKRGLLAKVLEHAVAAATPYDVPVTMKTRKGLDDDHLTYLDAGRIAQESGVAAIALHGRTVQQAYSGQADWEAIGALVDHVDIPVLGNGDIWEAADAVRMVEQTGAAGVVVGRGCLGRPWLFRDLAAAFHGEDVATLPRLGEVRLMMRRHAELLSEHMGEERGCKEFRKHVTWYLKGFPAGGELRHRLALVDSLVALDELLADLDDDAPFPEHELGTPRGRQGAPRKRVVLPDGWLDDTDGRGSQLREDADEATGG; this is translated from the coding sequence ATGACCGCGCTGCCCGACTCGCTCACCCTGGGGTCCGTGCACGTCGACACCCCGGTGGTGCTGGCCCCGATGGCAGGGATCACCAACGCCGCCTACCGCCGGCTCTGCGCCGAGCAGGGGGCCGGGCTCTACGTCTGCGAGATGATCACCAGCCGCGGCCTCGTCGAGGGCGACGAGACGACCCGCAAGATGCTCGTCTTCGACGACCTCGAGACGACCCGCTCGGTCCAGCTCTACGGCACCGACCCGGTCTACATCGGCAAGGCGGTCGAGATCCTGTGCGCCGACTTCGGCGTCGCCCACGTCGACCTCAACTTCGGCTGCCCGGTCCCCAAGGTGACCCGCAAGGGCGGCGGGGGAGCGCTGCCGTGGAAGCGGGGGCTGCTCGCCAAGGTGCTCGAGCACGCGGTCGCCGCCGCCACGCCCTACGACGTCCCGGTCACGATGAAGACCCGCAAGGGGCTCGACGACGACCACCTGACCTACCTCGACGCCGGCCGGATCGCGCAGGAGAGCGGCGTCGCGGCGATCGCGCTGCACGGCCGGACCGTCCAGCAGGCCTACTCCGGCCAGGCCGACTGGGAGGCGATCGGCGCCCTCGTCGACCACGTCGACATCCCGGTGCTCGGCAACGGCGACATCTGGGAGGCGGCCGACGCGGTGCGGATGGTCGAGCAGACCGGCGCCGCCGGCGTCGTCGTGGGGCGGGGCTGCCTCGGCCGGCCGTGGCTGTTCCGCGACCTCGCGGCCGCGTTCCACGGCGAGGACGTCGCGACGCTCCCGCGCCTGGGCGAGGTGAGGCTGATGATGCGCCGGCACGCCGAGCTGCTGTCCGAGCACATGGGCGAGGAGCGCGGCTGCAAGGAGTTCCGCAAGCACGTCACCTGGTACCTCAAGGGCTTCCCGGCCGGCGGCGAGCTGCGCCACCGGCTCGCCCTCGTCGACTCGCTGGTCGCCCTCGACGAGCTGCTCGCCGACCTCGACGACGACGCCCCGTTCCCCGAGCACGAGCTCGGCACGCCCCGCGGTCGCCAGGGCGCCCCCCGCAAGCGCGTGGTGCTCCCGGACGGCTGGCTGGACGACACCGACGGGCGCGGCTCGCAGCTGCGCGAGGACGCCGACGAGGCCACCGGCGGCTGA
- a CDS encoding YtxH domain-containing protein, whose translation MKKLSLLLAAGAGYVLGTRAGRERYEQIKKSVSRVKDDPRVQEKAHQAADLAREKAQAAAPVVKDTVASAAGAAKDRVTPSGSSRSHLEDQLHPDNVALQDDPYPKGDLP comes from the coding sequence ATGAAGAAGCTGTCACTGCTCCTCGCCGCGGGAGCGGGCTACGTGCTCGGCACCCGCGCCGGCCGCGAGCGCTACGAGCAGATCAAGAAGTCCGTCAGCCGCGTCAAGGACGACCCCCGCGTGCAGGAGAAGGCGCACCAGGCCGCCGACCTGGCCAGGGAGAAGGCCCAGGCGGCCGCGCCGGTCGTCAAGGACACCGTCGCGTCCGCGGCCGGGGCGGCCAAGGACCGGGTCACCCCGTCCGGGAGCTCGCGCTCGCACCTCGAGGACCAGCTGCACCCCGACAACGTGGCGCTCCAGGACGACCCCTACCCGAAGGGCGACCTGCCCTGA
- a CDS encoding antibiotic biosynthesis monooxygenase family protein — MLVVTRLRTPDTGAATGADLRAGLLHALSILAAAPGYVGGEVGRNVDDPGLWVISTRWENVGSYRRAMGSFEAKMHVQPLMVHAVDEPSAYEAVEEGTDLNEAKSRDAVLRRARDEPVTKGR, encoded by the coding sequence GTGCTCGTCGTGACCCGCCTCCGTACGCCCGACACCGGTGCGGCGACCGGGGCGGACCTCCGCGCCGGCCTGCTCCACGCCCTCTCGATCCTCGCTGCCGCACCCGGCTACGTCGGGGGAGAGGTCGGACGCAACGTCGACGACCCCGGCCTGTGGGTGATCTCCACCCGCTGGGAGAACGTCGGCTCCTACCGGCGGGCGATGGGGTCCTTCGAGGCCAAGATGCACGTCCAGCCGCTGATGGTGCACGCCGTCGACGAGCCCAGTGCCTACGAGGCGGTCGAGGAGGGGACCGACCTCAACGAGGCGAAGAGCCGCGACGCCGTCCTGAGGAGGGCGAGGGACGAGCCCGTCACGAAGGGTCGATAG
- a CDS encoding deoxyguanosinetriphosphate triphosphohydrolase translates to MSIEDLYDDPARERLVAEPPKRVDAPVRLAFERDRARVVHAAASRRLAAKTQVVGPQTDDFVRNRLTHSLEVAQVARDLARALGTHPDIAETAALAHDLGHPPFGHNGERVLAGLSVDCGGFEGNAQTLRLLTRLESKTFDAEGRSAGLNLTRATLDACTKYPWTRAEATGPHGVHADGTPRVVVKFGVYDDDLPVFGWLREGVPGRRRCVEAQVMDLADDVAYSVHDVEDGIVAGRLDLTRLDRDALWETVRSWYLPGADDAVLDGALADLRAVQSWPVAPYDGSRRSLAAIKNLSSDLIGRFCGSVQGATFAATGGEDLVRHRADLVVPAATEVEIAVLKAIASLYVMQADDRVSLMQRQRELVAELVEALWSRGEDALDAVFAGDWREASDDAARRRVVIDQVASLTDASAVARHQSLTR, encoded by the coding sequence ATGAGCATCGAGGACCTCTACGACGACCCGGCGCGCGAGCGCCTCGTCGCCGAGCCGCCCAAGCGGGTCGACGCGCCCGTGCGACTCGCGTTCGAGCGCGACCGCGCCCGGGTGGTCCACGCCGCGGCGTCACGCCGGCTGGCGGCCAAGACGCAGGTCGTCGGTCCGCAGACCGACGACTTCGTCCGCAACCGGCTCACCCACAGCCTCGAGGTCGCCCAGGTCGCCCGCGACCTCGCCCGCGCGCTCGGCACCCACCCCGACATCGCGGAGACCGCGGCGCTGGCCCACGACCTCGGCCATCCGCCGTTCGGCCACAACGGCGAGCGCGTGCTCGCCGGGCTCAGCGTCGACTGCGGCGGCTTCGAGGGCAACGCCCAGACGCTGCGGCTGCTGACCCGGCTGGAGTCGAAGACCTTCGACGCCGAGGGGCGCTCGGCCGGGCTCAACCTGACCCGGGCCACGCTCGACGCCTGCACCAAGTACCCCTGGACCCGCGCCGAGGCCACCGGCCCGCACGGCGTCCACGCCGACGGCACCCCCCGCGTCGTGGTGAAGTTCGGCGTCTACGACGACGACCTGCCGGTGTTCGGCTGGCTGCGCGAGGGCGTCCCCGGTCGTCGCAGGTGCGTCGAGGCGCAGGTGATGGACCTCGCCGACGACGTCGCGTACTCCGTCCACGACGTCGAGGACGGCATCGTCGCCGGGCGCCTCGACCTCACCCGGCTCGACCGCGACGCGCTCTGGGAGACCGTGCGCTCCTGGTACCTCCCCGGCGCCGACGACGCGGTGCTCGACGGCGCCCTGGCCGACCTGCGCGCCGTCCAGAGCTGGCCGGTCGCGCCCTACGACGGCAGCCGCCGGAGCCTGGCCGCCATCAAGAACCTCTCCAGCGACCTCATCGGCCGGTTCTGCGGGAGCGTGCAGGGCGCCACCTTCGCCGCCACCGGGGGAGAGGACCTGGTCCGCCACCGCGCCGACCTCGTGGTGCCCGCCGCGACCGAGGTCGAGATCGCGGTGCTCAAGGCGATCGCGTCGCTCTACGTCATGCAGGCCGACGACCGGGTCTCGCTGATGCAGCGCCAGCGCGAGCTGGTCGCCGAGCTGGTCGAGGCGCTGTGGAGCCGTGGCGAGGACGCCCTCGACGCGGTCTTCGCCGGCGACTGGCGCGAGGCGAGCGACGACGCCGCGCGGCGGCGCGTGGTGATCGACCAGGTGGCCTCGCTCACCGACGCCAGCGCCGTGGCGCGGCACCAGTCCCTGACCCGCTGA
- a CDS encoding SH3 domain-containing protein, with protein MATLSAVTMGVLSATPEKPDTDLLAASSSSQSLSNATSLARRGDIASRSQIRTAAKAESAAREDMAVDRKARRMAKDLDRSMWTTEALNLWEGPGEKTAKLGEIPAIRQVAVTGRKQDGRVQVVIDGQSRWVTADYLSADKPKPEPEGPSLGGTCSNGSSISAGRSSLYEIHDVVCANWPEITSYGTWRGDGEHGQGRAIDIMVSGETGWEIAEFLRANYAALGIEYLIYSQQIWSVERSGEGWRGMSDRGSVTANHYDHVHVTVY; from the coding sequence GTGGCGACGCTCTCCGCGGTGACCATGGGTGTCCTGTCGGCGACGCCCGAGAAGCCCGACACCGACCTCCTCGCCGCCTCCAGCAGCAGCCAGTCGCTCTCCAACGCGACCTCGCTGGCGCGCCGCGGCGACATCGCGTCCCGCTCCCAGATCCGGACGGCCGCCAAGGCCGAGTCGGCGGCGCGCGAGGACATGGCCGTGGACCGCAAGGCCCGCCGGATGGCCAAGGACCTCGACCGCAGCATGTGGACCACCGAGGCGCTCAACCTCTGGGAGGGTCCGGGCGAGAAGACCGCGAAGCTCGGCGAGATCCCGGCGATCCGGCAGGTGGCCGTCACCGGTCGCAAGCAGGACGGTCGCGTGCAGGTCGTCATCGACGGCCAGTCGCGGTGGGTGACCGCCGACTACCTCAGCGCCGACAAGCCGAAGCCCGAGCCCGAGGGCCCGAGCCTGGGCGGCACGTGCTCCAACGGCTCGTCGATCTCCGCCGGGCGCTCCTCGCTCTACGAGATCCACGACGTGGTCTGCGCCAACTGGCCCGAGATCACCAGCTACGGCACGTGGCGCGGCGACGGCGAGCACGGCCAGGGCCGCGCCATCGACATCATGGTGAGCGGCGAGACCGGGTGGGAGATCGCGGAGTTCCTCCGCGCCAACTACGCGGCGCTGGGCATCGAGTACCTCATCTACTCCCAGCAGATCTGGTCGGTGGAGCGCTCCGGCGAGGGCTGGCGCGGGATGTCCGACCGCGGGTCGGTCACCGCCAACCACTACGACCACGTCCACGTCACGGTCTACTGA
- a CDS encoding Fur family transcriptional regulator: MTSTEERGARPAVRPTRQRRAVAAALGAFDDFRSAQEIHDLITQRGEPVGLATVYRTLGALAEAGEVDMLRNEDGEAIWRSCSATHHHHLVCRNCGATVEVEGPAVERWTTTIAAEHGFADISHTLELFGTCPRCA; the protein is encoded by the coding sequence ATGACGAGCACTGAGGAGCGCGGCGCCCGCCCGGCCGTACGCCCCACCCGCCAGCGCCGGGCGGTCGCCGCCGCGCTGGGCGCCTTCGACGACTTCCGCAGCGCCCAGGAGATCCACGACCTGATCACGCAGCGCGGCGAGCCGGTCGGGCTGGCGACGGTCTACCGCACGCTCGGCGCGCTGGCCGAGGCCGGCGAGGTCGACATGCTGCGCAACGAGGACGGCGAGGCGATCTGGCGCAGCTGCTCGGCCACGCACCACCACCACCTCGTGTGCCGCAACTGCGGCGCGACCGTCGAGGTCGAGGGGCCGGCGGTCGAGCGCTGGACCACCACGATCGCCGCCGAGCACGGCTTCGCCGACATCAGCCACACCCTGGAGCTGTTCGGCACGTGTCCGCGCTGCGCCTGA
- a CDS encoding metal ABC transporter ATP-binding protein has translation MTSAHAPDPVVLDGVSVAIGGRPILRDVDLAVRTGDTVTLLGPNGSGKSTLVRAVTGLLPVARGTVRLFGTALPDFSDWRRIGFVPQRSTATGGVPSTVREVVASGRVGRRRLFAPTSAADRRAVASALEVVGLADRASLGVSQLSGGQQQRVLIARALAGEPDLLVLDEPTAGVDLPNQQALADALGRLKARGATILLVAHEIGPMMPLIDRTVVMRDGRVAYDGPPLTQEVASHTHHDHDHEPPGTHDHAPHVASPFDWEGRTP, from the coding sequence GTGACCAGCGCCCACGCCCCGGACCCCGTCGTCCTCGACGGGGTCTCGGTCGCGATCGGCGGCCGACCGATCCTCCGCGACGTCGACCTCGCCGTCCGCACCGGCGACACCGTGACCCTGCTCGGGCCCAACGGGTCGGGCAAGTCGACGCTCGTGCGCGCCGTGACCGGGTTGCTGCCGGTCGCGCGCGGGACCGTACGGCTCTTCGGGACCGCGCTGCCGGACTTCTCCGACTGGAGGCGGATCGGCTTCGTGCCGCAGCGCTCGACCGCGACCGGGGGCGTGCCGTCCACGGTGCGCGAGGTCGTCGCGTCGGGACGCGTGGGACGTCGCCGGCTGTTCGCCCCCACCTCCGCCGCCGACCGGCGTGCGGTGGCGTCGGCGCTCGAGGTCGTCGGGCTGGCCGACCGGGCGTCGCTGGGCGTCTCGCAGCTCTCCGGCGGACAGCAGCAGCGTGTGCTGATCGCCCGGGCGCTCGCCGGCGAGCCGGACCTGCTGGTGCTCGACGAGCCCACGGCCGGCGTCGACCTCCCCAACCAGCAGGCGCTCGCCGACGCGCTCGGCCGGCTGAAGGCCCGGGGCGCGACGATCCTGCTGGTCGCCCACGAGATCGGCCCGATGATGCCGCTGATCGACCGCACCGTGGTGATGCGCGACGGTCGGGTGGCCTACGACGGACCGCCGCTCACGCAGGAGGTCGCGTCGCACACCCACCACGACCACGACCACGAGCCACCCGGGACCCACGACCACGCCCCGCACGTCGCCTCGCCGTTCGACTGGGAGGGGCGCACGCCGTGA
- a CDS encoding metal ABC transporter substrate-binding protein has product MRIVLMSLATRLLPVTSVLTASVLLAGCGQLGDSASGDGRRAVASFYPLAWVTERVAGDAWTVENLTQPGSEPHDLSLTIAQTAALEQADLVVLEDGFQPAVDATAAEADAPVLDAAEVVDLLPASETEEEHAAHEEHEEHEESGEEGHDHDHDHGDVDPHFWLDPLKVADLADAVAEELADADPDNATTYTDNAADVRAELEQLDQDYTAGLASCERTTTVVSHDAFSYLSRYGLEFEPIAGLSPDAEPTAADLARLQELIREEGVTTVFSERLVSAKMAETLADDLGVTTAVLDPIEGLSDDTSDEDYLSLMSENLTALQQANGCS; this is encoded by the coding sequence ATGAGAATCGTTCTCATGTCGCTCGCCACCCGCCTGCTCCCCGTCACCAGCGTCCTGACCGCGTCCGTCCTCCTTGCAGGATGCGGCCAGCTGGGCGACAGCGCGTCCGGAGATGGTCGCCGGGCCGTCGCGTCGTTCTACCCGCTGGCGTGGGTCACCGAGCGGGTGGCGGGCGACGCCTGGACGGTCGAGAACCTCACCCAGCCCGGCTCCGAGCCGCACGACCTCTCGCTGACCATCGCGCAGACCGCGGCGCTCGAGCAGGCCGACCTGGTCGTGCTCGAGGACGGCTTCCAGCCCGCCGTCGACGCGACCGCCGCCGAGGCCGACGCGCCCGTGCTGGACGCGGCGGAGGTCGTCGACCTGCTGCCGGCCTCCGAGACCGAGGAGGAGCACGCCGCGCACGAGGAGCACGAGGAGCACGAGGAGTCCGGTGAGGAGGGCCACGACCACGACCACGACCACGGGGACGTCGACCCGCACTTCTGGCTCGACCCGCTGAAGGTCGCCGACCTCGCCGACGCCGTGGCCGAGGAGCTCGCCGACGCCGACCCCGACAACGCCACGACCTACACCGACAACGCCGCCGACGTGCGCGCCGAGCTCGAGCAGCTCGACCAGGACTACACCGCGGGCCTCGCCTCCTGCGAGCGCACGACGACCGTCGTGAGCCACGACGCCTTCTCCTACCTCTCGCGCTACGGCCTGGAGTTCGAGCCGATCGCCGGTCTGTCGCCCGACGCCGAGCCCACGGCGGCCGACCTGGCGCGCCTGCAGGAGCTGATCCGCGAGGAGGGCGTGACCACGGTGTTCTCCGAGCGGCTGGTCAGCGCGAAGATGGCGGAGACCCTCGCGGACGACCTCGGCGTCACGACCGCGGTCCTCGACCCGATCGAGGGGCTCTCCGACGACACCTCGGACGAGGACTACCTTTCCCTCATGAGCGAGAACCTCACCGCCCTCCAGCAGGCCAACGGCTGCTCGTGA
- a CDS encoding metal ABC transporter permease — protein sequence MTYLDLFSLGFMQRALIAALLTGLAAPAIGTFLVQRRLALLGDGIGHVAVTGVALGLLTGTSPTWTAVVVAVLGAVLMEVIRERGHTNGDVALALLFYGGLAGGVLIAGIAREGAATLQEYLFGSLNSISSQDVWFTAALTVVVLVVALGLLPQLFAVASDQDFARVAGLRVRGYNLLIAVLAAVSITVAMRTVGLLLVSALMVVPVATSQQLARSFRATLLGAMVVGCVASVGGLLLSAGLSFTVPVAPGPTIVLLALAMFTATWPLGAWLRRRSRLMAPFPEVAVTPHRSSADHPHAHGDDCGHPAVPHGDHVDYVHDGHRHAAHGEHYDEH from the coding sequence GTGACCTACCTCGACCTGTTCTCCCTCGGCTTCATGCAGCGCGCGCTGATCGCGGCGCTGCTCACCGGCCTCGCCGCGCCCGCCATCGGCACGTTCCTGGTGCAGCGCCGCCTGGCCCTGCTCGGCGACGGCATCGGCCACGTCGCCGTCACCGGCGTGGCGCTGGGCCTCCTGACCGGCACCTCACCCACGTGGACCGCCGTCGTGGTCGCGGTCCTCGGCGCGGTGCTGATGGAGGTGATCCGCGAGCGCGGGCACACCAACGGCGACGTCGCGCTCGCGCTGCTGTTCTACGGCGGCCTCGCCGGCGGCGTGCTGATCGCCGGCATCGCCCGCGAGGGTGCCGCCACGCTCCAGGAGTACCTCTTCGGCTCGCTCAACAGCATCTCCTCGCAGGACGTGTGGTTCACCGCGGCCCTGACCGTCGTGGTGCTGGTCGTCGCGCTCGGCCTCCTGCCCCAGCTGTTCGCCGTGGCCAGCGACCAGGACTTCGCCCGGGTCGCCGGGCTGCGGGTCCGCGGCTACAACCTGCTGATCGCGGTGCTAGCGGCCGTCAGCATCACGGTCGCGATGCGTACGGTCGGGCTGCTGCTGGTCTCCGCGCTGATGGTGGTGCCGGTCGCGACGTCGCAGCAGCTCGCGCGGTCCTTCCGCGCGACGCTGCTCGGCGCGATGGTCGTCGGCTGCGTCGCTTCGGTCGGCGGCCTGCTGCTGAGCGCCGGGCTGTCGTTCACCGTCCCGGTGGCCCCCGGACCGACGATCGTGCTGCTCGCGCTCGCGATGTTCACCGCGACGTGGCCGCTGGGGGCGTGGCTGCGTCGCCGCAGCCGGCTGATGGCGCCGTTCCCGGAGGTCGCGGTCACCCCGCACCGCTCGAGCGCCGACCACCCGCACGCGCACGGTGACGACTGCGGCCACCCGGCGGTCCCGCACGGGGACCACGTCGACTACGTCCACGACGGCCACCGCCACGCAGCCCACGGGGAGCACTATGACGAGCACTGA
- a CDS encoding phage holin family protein translates to MTAQQGAPEGQTLGQLVHQLSQQIPELIRSEIHLAQAEVAQKGKRAGVGIGMFSVAGLLAFFGLAALVTTAILGLAAVLDAWLASLLVAVVLLLVAAAAGLGGKKAVSEATPPAPARAIEGVKEDIATMKGDHHG, encoded by the coding sequence ATGACCGCTCAGCAGGGAGCGCCGGAGGGTCAGACCCTCGGGCAGCTCGTCCACCAGCTCTCCCAGCAGATCCCGGAGCTCATCCGCTCCGAGATCCACCTCGCCCAGGCCGAGGTCGCCCAGAAGGGCAAGCGCGCCGGCGTCGGGATCGGGATGTTCAGCGTCGCCGGGCTGCTGGCCTTCTTCGGGCTCGCCGCGCTCGTCACGACCGCCATCCTCGGCCTCGCCGCGGTGCTCGACGCCTGGCTGGCCTCGCTGCTGGTCGCCGTCGTGCTGCTCCTCGTCGCGGCCGCGGCGGGGCTCGGCGGCAAGAAGGCCGTGTCCGAGGCCACGCCTCCCGCGCCCGCACGGGCGATCGAGGGCGTCAAGGAGGACATCGCGACGATGAAGGGGGACCACCATGGGTGA
- a CDS encoding glycine--tRNA ligase: MAKPAPTALDNVVSLAKRRGFVYPCGEIYGGTKSAWDYGPLGVELKENIKRQWWKFMVTRRDDVVGLDSSVILPTRTWEASGHLSTFSDPLTECQSCHKRFREDHLQEDYAAKKGIDDPDTVDINESVACPNCGTRNAWTEPRNFNMMLKTYLGVIEDESGLHYLRPETAQGIFLNFANVVTSSRQKPPFGIAQMGKSFRNEITPGNFIFRTREFEQMEMEFFVKPGEDDEWFRYWIEERTRWYVDLGINPDNLRHYEHPEEKLSHYSKGTTDIEYRFGFSGRDFEELEGIANRTDFDLKQHSEFSGKDLSYYDQANDERYLPYVIEPAAGLTRSLMAFLIDAYTEDEAPNTKGGVDKRVVLKLDPRLAPVKVAVLPLSRNADLSPKAKALAAELRENWNVEFDDSGAIGRRYRRQDEIGTPFCVTVDFETLEDDAVTVRERDTMAQERVSLDGISRWFADKLLGC, encoded by the coding sequence GTGGCCAAGCCCGCCCCGACCGCCCTGGACAACGTCGTCTCCCTCGCCAAGCGCCGAGGTTTCGTCTACCCGTGCGGTGAGATCTACGGCGGCACCAAGTCCGCGTGGGACTACGGCCCGCTCGGCGTGGAGCTGAAGGAGAACATCAAGCGCCAGTGGTGGAAGTTCATGGTCACCCGGCGCGACGACGTCGTGGGCCTCGACTCCAGCGTCATCCTCCCGACCCGCACCTGGGAGGCCAGCGGCCACCTCAGCACGTTCAGCGACCCGCTGACCGAGTGCCAGTCGTGCCACAAGCGCTTCCGCGAGGACCACCTGCAGGAGGACTACGCGGCCAAGAAGGGCATCGACGACCCCGACACGGTCGACATCAACGAGTCGGTCGCCTGCCCCAACTGCGGCACCCGCAACGCGTGGACCGAGCCGCGCAACTTCAACATGATGCTCAAGACCTACCTCGGCGTCATCGAGGACGAGTCGGGCCTGCACTACCTGCGCCCCGAGACCGCCCAGGGCATCTTCCTCAACTTCGCCAACGTGGTGACCTCCAGCCGCCAGAAGCCGCCCTTCGGCATCGCCCAGATGGGCAAGAGCTTCCGCAACGAGATCACGCCCGGCAACTTCATCTTCCGCACCCGCGAGTTCGAGCAGATGGAGATGGAGTTCTTCGTCAAGCCCGGCGAGGACGACGAGTGGTTCCGCTACTGGATCGAGGAGCGCACCCGCTGGTACGTCGACCTCGGCATCAACCCCGACAACCTCCGCCACTACGAGCACCCGGAGGAGAAGCTGTCGCACTACTCCAAGGGCACGACCGACATCGAGTACCGCTTCGGGTTCTCGGGCCGTGACTTCGAGGAGCTCGAGGGCATCGCGAACCGCACGGACTTCGACCTCAAGCAGCACAGCGAGTTCTCCGGCAAGGACCTGTCCTACTACGACCAGGCGAACGACGAGCGCTACCTGCCCTACGTCATCGAGCCGGCCGCCGGCCTCACCCGCTCGCTGATGGCCTTCCTCATCGACGCCTACACCGAGGACGAGGCCCCCAACACCAAGGGCGGCGTCGACAAGCGCGTCGTGCTCAAGCTCGACCCGCGCCTGGCGCCGGTCAAGGTGGCGGTGCTCCCGCTCAGCCGCAACGCCGACCTCTCGCCGAAGGCCAAGGCGCTGGCCGCCGAGCTCCGGGAGAACTGGAACGTCGAGTTCGACGACTCCGGCGCGATCGGTCGCCGCTACCGCCGCCAGGACGAGATCGGCACCCCGTTCTGCGTGACCGTCGACTTCGAGACCCTCGAGGACGACGCCGTCACCGTGCGCGAGCGCGACACCATGGCCCAGGAGCGGGTCAGCCTCGACGGCATCAGCCGCTGGTTCGCCGACAAGCTGCTCGGCTGCTGA